A single Candidatus Thalassolituus haligoni DNA region contains:
- a CDS encoding tandem-95 repeat protein translates to MNTNKPVSREPSSTSQPLRKAALALPLIAMAGAFAAPASMSRSASHSSSRRLARGATIVVADQALQIDAAASEQYEMPRSAFDAFRRGQTSGRALDNTGATLSENTLSENTLSDDAGILAFLQQNQRLGSQPKATAALSGTLLGRKYFASDSPFDHCHFTWGSVYYTNTYTSLNQASCEISWSGTWHTGVSAPVVMATSILNKTSSSFDVSVSMSESATVYAVLVESNKTAPTPAQVIAGTDGDNNAALQTTSGAAANSTTLSFSGLDASKYYLVYLAAVDGSSEVTSASTQVNPAYETGLISADGTWKFPKIRVDDSGNYYLGYSKDGSSGDDITFLLWNGAGFSNYTSFNASAISGRAYVSWGNEQRVDYDFDSNGHIHAVFSATETNYANTGDPFYGYYNGSSWSFTKIAETGNSVDEVDVFVDANDDVHVSWKVYNGSGYQVDYATNKSGSWVKTNVVVAGNGTDEAHDTYVVADSSGTATVFYRREDSQNNGEDNYYMESSSDGFSASTKILNGKDDAKVYRMANVLIDSSNKIHYAYSDQTGGASYYVTNASGSWVSTAITHAGHSTPWVYGMEYDNGVYYFANYGDSKYFINSYNGSDWVDGFDFELDGWMNDRFAVNSTADRIMLVSENSSDWEIHYHTGTIAGYVTPTSPADSDGSLTPAAGVTEPVGLDTTVDSVGEAVDLFDFTLSDGASSDGLAMEISQLVVNVSGTSSDAERAKVTWRLNGADASNVTGVYSSANDTITFSGLSLSIADGGSEIYTINGYYNDNTGLTEDHTMILSMDGDTDVTISGGTSMGATSAVSNSSGTTVDVTATGLRLTTQAAGLVSGMAMTTQPVVAAEDAFGNIDSDFTEVVTGADEGINPGNVLTNNSVTAVAGVATFTSLTNTTATDGQALIVTFNDQDGIGSNLSTVSTSLLFTDVVATQLQLTTQPAPLTVSSGEAKSLTTVPVVKAVDANGYVDTGYSSDIRLAEVNGAGSALMTTTGDTDGSAATVSLTPSSGVATFTAMQITYTTSGSSSETFNLQASSGSLTTTNSSQLTATNVPTLTDAHISISGASGTGGTYVIGDTISASWNNTSSGDNNTGVSAVTVDFSPFGGGAAISASESSGSWIATYTLTAGAIDSSNRNVSVTATNSSGHATTADTTNASVDNIAPIVTDTNLSISGASGIGGAFRAGDTVTARWNNTAGGDNNSDTISSVSVNFSAFGGAAVVASNSAGSWSATYTLVSGAIDSSNRNISLTAIDNAGNSTTSADSTNATVDNMAPTITDGNLSISGASGSGGVFIAGDTLTARWNNTAAGDNNSDTISSVTMNFVAFGGGSAVVASNNSGIWSASYSITSSSTDGTLLNISATATDNAGNNASATDSSNATVDTSAPSGHSVAFDDSLIGSGEYSAVSFTFASAEVAGSYSYSISSSGGGTAVTGSGTVSSAAEQVSGIDLSGLNDGTLTLRVILTDVAGNSATAVTDTSTLDVAVPTGHSVSLNDTVYNATEVGSVSFSFANAETGTDYEYSYTLNGITLDGLTGTVSTAAEQSSSTNLASFGDGTLTLSVILTDSAGNPATAVTDTATVDTTVPSGHSISFDDSLINSTEASSISVTMASAEVGAAYRYSISSSGGGTAVTGSGTVTSASEPLTAIDVSGLADGTLTVSLFLTDSADNAAGAVTATSTLDTSAPSGHSVAFDDSLIGSGEYSAVSFTFASAEVAGSYSYSISSSGGGTAVTGSGTVSSAAEQVSGIDLSGLNDGTLTLSVILTDVAGNSATAVTDTSTLDVADPVLSSSTPADDASSVQYNSRIVLTLSEAVSATTGNFQLYDADGDTLVEAIAVGSGQVVISGTQVTITPAANWTPTHRYYLLADSGLLVDAALNGWAGLSVASELNFTVANNNPTGGADSGSTQEDTAVDINVLANDGDVDSTLNAASVTVTHAPAHGSASVNTANGVITYTPLADFNGVDSFTYAVDDIYSGSSGDITVSIAVAAVNDAPVAVADVATTAEDTAVTINVANNDTDVDNSDSVDTTTLTIVSAAAEGSASVVSGQIEYTPAANFNGSDSLTYQIKDQHGATSNVATLIINVSGVNDAPVAAADTGSTAEDTELVIDVIGNDTDIDGTLDSSKVTVVSSPAHGTITVDASSGEITYRPAADFNGSDSFTYVVKDDSDATSNVATVSLTITAVNDAPVASNDNVTLLEDASLNINALGNDSDVDGSIQAATLVLVEPPAQGIASVLSGVINYTPDADFNGADSLSYRVQDDSGAWSNTATVVMTITAVNDEPLANNDSASTSEDSAVVIDVAANDSDIDGSLDLSSIVIATDVSHGTLVDNADGSLTYTPDSDYYGSDSFTYQLSDNEAGTSAVASVSLSVAAVNDAPLLSGTPASSVLEGSTFSFTPTVVDSDSSSFNFTLSGAPAWLVINSTTGKLTGTPAVGDEGSYSGIVMTADDRGTVNPTGSLPAFSLVVIGDNDSDGIANADDSDDDNDGMSDDYETRYGFDPFDDSDALADSDGDTIPNGQEQQDGTDPSNSSDYLDTTPPMITPPADAIVDATGVFTRVSVADLLGVSDTSAALAAMTSDNVDGPGCCNTSVLGLKGGSLRMRPGIHTVTYSATDAKGNTSTTTQTLRVRPLVSFSRDIASVEGGNVEVDVVLNGSAPDYPFEVPYRIDSASSTADSADHNLSAGSVIFTADSTEARISFQLTDDGISEGAEILVLALDDDTTESDDLGGGYDPSAPDIHDINAGASHRVTITIGEQNLAPAASMVLQQGGSNTVLVARDGGMVTATVRVTDANLQDTHRFDWASSHSALVDTDGSLTNTTLVFDPSELSSGRYNVQVRVDDSQGAADIARIYFRVEASAPVLSGSDDSDGDGIVDADEGTADSDDDGIPDYLDNIAQSNLLPETASETDGFLVECDPGVLCRLGQFAIMGSSGGARLSDDDVAAQQDLGADDDFEPKGGVFDFEIHDLPTMGQSVSIVVPQTQQIPANAVYRKFQNGRWNSFVSDTNNHIYSSAGSLGYCPPPGDSSWVAGLTEGDFCVQLTIEDGGPNDADNEVNGAVEDPGAVSILRADQTQALADISTRADRSGGSLGGLGLLLLAAVASCGYRRRPGTHRSALPAVILPLAGVLGLALLMPTATVEAATPASEYDSHWLEDLGLDKDKGYVTIGLYRAHSSQSGGELQSQLQTDGLDATVTDYDAKRTAFDMGIGYRYLPGYAAEIRYLDMGAASTDLSANAAPNDLKTSLRRHHPVGGSGIVLSQRFSDAINNQLTLSFELGLYRWSGEVDTRRDDLNSHLDSGTAPMGGLGLDYQLNTEVGIGIRYQRFLFDRQQLDLAGASVQIGF, encoded by the coding sequence ATGAATACCAACAAACCCGTATCCCGAGAACCGTCTTCCACTTCGCAGCCGTTACGCAAGGCCGCCTTGGCATTACCGTTGATTGCCATGGCCGGAGCCTTTGCGGCACCGGCGAGCATGAGCCGCTCTGCCAGTCACAGCAGCAGTCGCCGATTGGCACGGGGGGCGACCATTGTGGTGGCTGATCAAGCGTTGCAGATCGACGCCGCTGCTTCCGAGCAGTACGAGATGCCACGGAGCGCGTTTGATGCCTTTCGACGTGGCCAGACATCTGGCAGGGCACTGGATAATACTGGCGCTACGTTGTCAGAGAATACGTTGTCAGAGAATACGTTGTCTGACGACGCCGGAATACTGGCTTTTTTACAGCAAAACCAACGGCTTGGGTCACAACCCAAGGCTACGGCGGCGTTGTCTGGCACCTTGTTGGGACGCAAATATTTTGCCAGCGACAGCCCATTCGATCACTGTCATTTCACCTGGGGCAGTGTGTATTACACCAACACTTATACATCCCTGAATCAGGCCAGTTGTGAAATAAGTTGGAGTGGCACCTGGCACACCGGGGTGAGCGCGCCGGTGGTGATGGCCACCAGTATCCTGAACAAAACCAGCAGCAGTTTTGATGTCAGTGTCAGCATGAGTGAATCGGCCACCGTGTACGCTGTGCTGGTGGAGAGCAATAAAACCGCCCCGACACCTGCCCAGGTGATTGCCGGAACCGATGGCGACAATAATGCGGCGCTGCAAACGACCAGCGGGGCGGCGGCCAACAGCACCACGCTGAGTTTTAGTGGCCTGGATGCCAGCAAGTATTATCTGGTTTATCTGGCGGCCGTGGATGGCAGCAGTGAAGTCACTTCTGCCTCGACTCAGGTCAATCCGGCCTATGAGACCGGCCTGATCTCGGCTGATGGCACCTGGAAATTTCCCAAAATCCGTGTGGATGACAGCGGTAATTATTACCTCGGCTATTCCAAAGATGGCAGCAGCGGTGACGACATTACCTTCCTGCTCTGGAACGGTGCCGGTTTCTCCAATTACACCTCGTTTAATGCCAGTGCCATCTCGGGTCGCGCTTACGTCAGCTGGGGCAATGAACAGCGCGTTGATTATGACTTCGACAGTAACGGCCATATTCACGCCGTTTTCAGCGCCACCGAAACCAACTATGCCAACACCGGCGATCCCTTCTATGGCTATTACAATGGCAGCAGCTGGAGCTTCACCAAAATAGCCGAGACCGGCAATTCGGTGGATGAAGTGGATGTGTTTGTCGACGCCAACGATGACGTTCACGTCTCCTGGAAAGTCTACAACGGCTCTGGCTATCAGGTGGATTACGCCACCAACAAGAGTGGTAGCTGGGTTAAAACCAATGTCGTGGTTGCTGGCAATGGCACGGATGAGGCTCACGATACCTATGTCGTGGCCGACAGCAGTGGCACCGCGACCGTGTTCTACCGCCGTGAAGACTCGCAGAACAATGGTGAGGACAACTATTACATGGAGTCATCCAGCGATGGCTTCAGCGCTTCGACCAAAATCCTCAACGGTAAGGACGATGCCAAAGTCTATCGTATGGCGAATGTGCTGATCGACAGCAGCAACAAGATTCACTACGCGTATTCAGACCAAACCGGTGGTGCTTCCTACTATGTTACCAATGCCTCTGGCAGCTGGGTCAGTACGGCGATCACCCATGCAGGGCACAGTACGCCGTGGGTCTATGGCATGGAGTATGACAACGGTGTGTATTACTTCGCCAACTACGGCGATAGCAAATACTTCATCAACAGCTACAACGGCAGCGACTGGGTCGATGGTTTTGATTTTGAACTCGACGGTTGGATGAACGACCGCTTTGCGGTGAACAGCACCGCCGATCGCATCATGCTGGTGTCGGAAAATTCCAGTGACTGGGAAATCCACTACCACACAGGCACTATTGCTGGCTATGTGACCCCTACCAGCCCGGCCGACAGCGATGGCAGTCTGACACCCGCCGCCGGAGTGACTGAGCCGGTGGGGCTGGATACCACTGTGGATAGCGTTGGCGAAGCAGTGGATCTGTTCGACTTTACGCTCTCCGATGGCGCCAGCAGTGACGGTCTGGCAATGGAAATCAGCCAGCTGGTGGTCAATGTATCGGGCACCAGTAGCGATGCCGAACGGGCTAAGGTCACTTGGCGTTTGAACGGCGCAGATGCCAGCAACGTCACTGGGGTTTATAGCAGCGCGAACGACACCATTACCTTTTCAGGTCTGAGTCTTTCGATTGCCGATGGTGGCAGCGAGATCTACACAATTAATGGCTATTACAACGACAACACCGGCTTGACCGAAGATCACACCATGATCCTCAGTATGGATGGCGACACCGACGTCACCATATCCGGCGGGACCTCCATGGGGGCCACCAGTGCCGTTTCCAACAGCTCCGGCACCACAGTTGATGTCACCGCCACCGGCTTGAGGCTCACAACCCAGGCTGCGGGGCTGGTGTCCGGTATGGCCATGACCACCCAGCCGGTTGTCGCTGCGGAAGATGCGTTCGGCAATATCGATAGCGATTTTACCGAAGTGGTAACAGGCGCCGACGAAGGCATAAACCCCGGTAATGTGCTCACCAATAACAGCGTCACGGCAGTGGCCGGGGTAGCGACATTCACCAGTCTGACCAATACCACCGCCACCGATGGCCAGGCGCTGATCGTAACGTTTAATGATCAGGATGGTATCGGCAGTAATTTAAGCACCGTGAGTACCAGCCTGCTGTTTACCGATGTGGTGGCCACGCAACTGCAATTGACCACTCAGCCTGCGCCGTTAACGGTCAGCAGTGGCGAAGCCAAAAGCCTGACGACCGTGCCGGTGGTGAAAGCCGTCGATGCCAACGGTTATGTCGATACCGGCTATAGCAGCGATATCCGTTTGGCGGAAGTGAACGGCGCTGGCTCAGCGCTGATGACGACCACTGGCGATACCGATGGCAGTGCTGCCACGGTTAGCCTGACCCCGTCGTCCGGGGTCGCTACCTTTACAGCGATGCAAATTACCTACACCACCTCGGGCAGCAGTAGCGAAACCTTTAACCTGCAGGCCAGTTCCGGCAGCTTGACAACCACCAACAGCAGCCAGCTGACGGCGACCAATGTGCCGACGTTAACAGATGCTCATATCAGCATCTCGGGTGCCTCCGGTACCGGCGGAACTTACGTCATTGGCGATACCATTTCCGCCAGCTGGAACAACACCAGCAGTGGCGACAACAATACCGGCGTCAGCGCTGTGACGGTCGACTTCAGCCCGTTTGGCGGTGGCGCTGCCATCAGTGCGAGTGAGTCATCGGGCAGCTGGATTGCCACTTATACCCTCACCGCCGGAGCCATCGACAGCAGCAATCGTAATGTCTCAGTGACAGCGACCAACAGCAGCGGTCATGCCACGACAGCGGATACGACCAACGCCAGCGTAGATAATATTGCTCCCATCGTCACCGACACTAACCTGTCGATCTCTGGCGCCTCCGGTATCGGCGGCGCTTTCCGTGCGGGCGATACCGTTACCGCCCGCTGGAACAACACCGCCGGTGGTGACAACAACAGCGACACCATCAGCAGCGTCAGTGTCAATTTCTCCGCCTTTGGTGGTGCCGCCGTAGTGGCATCAAACAGCGCCGGTAGCTGGAGCGCGACTTACACACTTGTCAGTGGTGCCATTGACAGCAGTAACCGCAATATTTCCCTGACGGCGATCGACAATGCCGGTAACAGCACCACCAGCGCCGACAGCACCAATGCCACAGTGGATAACATGGCTCCCACCATAACGGACGGCAACCTGTCGATCTCCGGTGCATCCGGTAGCGGTGGTGTATTTATTGCCGGAGATACCCTGACCGCCCGCTGGAACAATACCGCCGCTGGCGACAACAACAGCGACACCATCAGCAGTGTGACGATGAATTTCGTCGCCTTTGGTGGTGGTTCTGCCGTGGTGGCATCAAACAACAGCGGTATCTGGAGCGCCAGCTACAGCATTACCAGCAGCTCAACCGATGGCACGCTGCTGAATATCAGCGCCACCGCGACCGACAACGCCGGTAATAACGCCAGCGCGACAGACAGCAGTAATGCCACGGTCGACACCAGCGCACCCTCCGGCCACAGCGTAGCGTTCGACGACTCTCTGATTGGCTCTGGTGAATACAGCGCCGTCAGCTTCACCTTTGCCAGCGCCGAAGTCGCTGGCAGTTATAGCTACTCCATCAGCTCCAGTGGTGGCGGTACCGCCGTCACTGGCTCTGGCACCGTCAGCAGCGCTGCTGAACAGGTTAGCGGTATCGACCTGTCAGGCCTGAATGACGGCACCCTGACCCTCCGCGTGATACTGACCGACGTTGCGGGTAATAGCGCGACGGCGGTTACCGATACCAGTACGCTGGATGTCGCTGTGCCAACAGGCCATAGCGTCAGCCTGAACGATACGGTGTACAACGCGACCGAAGTGGGTTCGGTATCCTTCAGTTTCGCCAATGCCGAAACAGGTACCGACTATGAATACAGCTATACCTTGAATGGCATCACCCTGGATGGTCTTACCGGAACCGTCAGCACTGCAGCGGAGCAGAGCAGCAGTACTAATCTGGCATCCTTTGGTGATGGCACCCTGACCCTGTCTGTCATTCTGACCGACAGCGCCGGGAATCCGGCCACGGCTGTGACCGATACGGCGACGGTGGATACCACAGTACCTTCCGGTCACAGCATCAGCTTCGACGACAGTCTGATCAACAGCACTGAAGCCAGCTCGATCAGTGTGACCATGGCCAGCGCCGAAGTCGGAGCGGCTTACCGTTATTCGATCTCATCCAGCGGCGGCGGTACTGCAGTAACCGGCAGCGGTACGGTAACCAGTGCCAGCGAACCACTCACCGCAATCGATGTTTCCGGCCTTGCTGACGGCACTCTGACGGTCTCGCTGTTCTTAACCGACAGCGCTGACAACGCGGCTGGTGCCGTCACGGCAACCAGTACTCTGGACACCAGCGCACCCTCCGGCCACAGCGTAGCGTTCGACGACTCTCTGATTGGCTCTGGTGAATACAGCGCCGTCAGCTTCACCTTTGCCAGCGCCGAAGTCGCTGGCAGTTATAGCTACTCCATCAGCTCCAGTGGTGGCGGTACCGCCGTCACTGGCTCTGGCACCGTCAGCAGTGCTGCTGAACAGGTTAGCGGTATCGACCTGTCAGGCCTGAATGACGGCACCCTGACCCTCAGCGTGATACTGACCGATGTTGCGGGTAACAGCGCGACGGCGGTTACCGATACCAGTACGCTGGATGTCGCTGATCCGGTTCTCAGCAGTTCAACCCCGGCGGATGACGCCAGCAGTGTGCAGTACAATAGCCGCATTGTGCTGACTCTGAGCGAGGCGGTGAGCGCAACCACGGGCAACTTCCAGCTGTACGATGCGGATGGCGATACGCTGGTGGAAGCCATTGCCGTTGGCTCTGGGCAGGTGGTTATCAGTGGCACACAAGTGACCATTACCCCGGCGGCTAACTGGACGCCAACCCATCGTTATTACCTGCTGGCTGACAGTGGCCTGCTGGTGGATGCCGCGCTTAATGGCTGGGCCGGATTGAGTGTCGCCAGCGAACTCAACTTTACGGTGGCCAACAACAACCCGACCGGAGGGGCCGACAGCGGCAGTACCCAGGAAGATACTGCGGTAGACATTAACGTGTTGGCCAACGATGGCGATGTGGATTCCACGCTCAACGCTGCCAGTGTAACCGTTACTCATGCTCCGGCTCATGGTTCGGCCAGTGTCAACACCGCCAACGGTGTGATTACCTATACACCGTTAGCCGACTTTAACGGTGTGGATTCTTTCACCTACGCGGTGGATGATATTTACAGTGGCAGTTCGGGTGATATAACCGTCAGCATCGCCGTTGCGGCTGTCAATGACGCCCCCGTCGCTGTCGCCGATGTGGCAACGACAGCGGAAGACACCGCAGTGACCATCAACGTTGCTAATAACGACACCGATGTTGATAACAGTGACAGTGTTGATACCACTACCCTGACCATTGTCAGTGCAGCTGCGGAAGGTAGTGCCAGCGTGGTGTCTGGCCAGATTGAGTACACACCAGCTGCCAACTTTAACGGCTCTGATTCACTGACTTACCAGATCAAAGACCAGCACGGTGCAACCTCTAATGTCGCGACTCTGATCATCAACGTCAGTGGCGTGAACGATGCGCCAGTGGCGGCTGCCGATACCGGCTCGACCGCCGAGGACACCGAGCTGGTGATTGACGTTATCGGCAACGACACGGATATCGACGGTACGCTGGACAGCTCGAAGGTAACGGTTGTTAGTTCTCCGGCACACGGCACTATCACCGTGGATGCCAGCAGCGGTGAAATCACGTATCGCCCTGCGGCAGATTTCAACGGCAGCGACAGCTTTACCTATGTGGTGAAAGACGATAGCGATGCCACTTCCAATGTCGCGACCGTCAGCCTGACGATTACTGCCGTGAACGATGCCCCTGTCGCCAGCAACGACAACGTGACCCTGCTGGAAGACGCCAGCCTCAACATCAACGCCTTGGGCAACGACAGCGATGTAGATGGCTCAATACAGGCTGCGACTCTGGTGCTGGTGGAACCACCAGCCCAGGGCATCGCAAGCGTGCTCAGCGGCGTGATCAACTATACCCCAGATGCCGACTTTAACGGTGCCGACAGCCTCAGCTACCGGGTGCAGGATGACAGTGGTGCCTGGTCAAATACGGCGACGGTTGTGATGACAATCACTGCTGTCAACGACGAGCCACTGGCCAATAACGACAGCGCCAGCACCAGCGAAGACAGTGCGGTGGTGATCGACGTGGCTGCAAACGACAGCGATATCGATGGTAGCCTCGACCTCAGCAGTATCGTGATTGCTACGGATGTCAGCCACGGAACCCTGGTCGACAACGCCGATGGCAGCTTGACCTACACACCGGATAGCGACTACTACGGCAGTGACAGCTTTACCTACCAGCTGTCAGATAACGAAGCTGGCACCTCCGCCGTTGCCAGCGTCAGCCTGAGCGTTGCGGCGGTGAACGATGCGCCGCTGCTATCCGGTACACCGGCCAGCAGCGTTCTGGAAGGAAGTACCTTCAGCTTTACCCCCACCGTGGTGGATAGCGACAGCAGCAGCTTTAACTTCACACTCAGTGGCGCACCGGCCTGGCTAGTGATCAATTCGACTACCGGTAAGCTGACCGGCACCCCGGCGGTTGGCGATGAAGGCAGCTACAGCGGTATCGTGATGACGGCAGATGACCGTGGTACGGTGAATCCTACCGGCTCATTGCCCGCCTTCAGCCTTGTCGTGATCGGTGATAACGATAGCGATGGCATTGCCAACGCTGACGACAGTGATGACGATAACGACGGCATGTCGGACGACTATGAAACCCGCTACGGTTTTGATCCGTTCGATGACAGTGATGCCTTGGCCGACAGTGATGGCGATACCATCCCCAATGGCCAGGAACAGCAAGACGGCACTGACCCGAGCAACAGCAGTGACTACCTCGATACCACGCCGCCAATGATCACACCACCAGCGGATGCCATTGTCGATGCGACCGGAGTCTTCACTCGCGTTAGTGTGGCGGACCTGCTCGGTGTGAGTGATACCAGTGCAGCCCTGGCAGCAATGACCAGCGACAACGTCGACGGCCCTGGTTGCTGCAACACCAGCGTACTGGGCCTGAAAGGTGGCAGTTTACGGATGCGTCCGGGTATTCACACGGTGACCTACAGCGCCACCGATGCCAAGGGTAATACCAGTACCACGACCCAGACCTTGCGGGTACGCCCGCTGGTGTCCTTCAGCCGCGATATCGCCAGTGTCGAAGGCGGTAATGTCGAGGTCGACGTAGTACTGAACGGCAGTGCACCGGATTACCCGTTCGAAGTGCCTTATCGGATTGACAGTGCCAGCAGTACGGCGGACAGCGCCGACCATAATCTCAGTGCTGGCAGCGTCATTTTCACAGCAGACAGTACCGAGGCCCGGATCAGCTTCCAGCTCACCGATGATGGCATCTCCGAAGGAGCAGAGATTCTGGTACTGGCCCTGGATGACGACACCACCGAGAGCGACGACCTCGGTGGTGGTTACGACCCAAGTGCCCCTGATATTCACGACATTAACGCTGGAGCCAGCCACCGCGTGACCATAACGATAGGCGAGCAAAACCTCGCGCCAGCGGCCAGCATGGTGTTGCAGCAGGGCGGTAGCAATACCGTATTGGTGGCACGTGATGGCGGTATGGTGACGGCGACGGTCCGTGTGACCGACGCCAACCTGCAAGATACCCACCGTTTCGACTGGGCCAGCAGCCACAGCGCCTTGGTGGATACCGATGGCAGCCTGACCAACACCACACTGGTTTTTGATCCGTCCGAATTAAGCAGTGGTCGTTACAACGTGCAGGTACGGGTCGATGACAGCCAGGGTGCTGCCGATATCGCCCGCATCTACTTCCGGGTCGAAGCATCGGCACCGGTACTATCTGGCAGTGATGACAGCGATGGTGACGGTATCGTCGATGCCGACGAAGGCACCGCCGACAGCGATGATGACGGCATTCCGGACTACCTCGACAACATTGCCCAGAGCAACCTGCTGCCAGAAACTGCCAGCGAAACCGACGGCTTCCTGGTGGAATGTGACCCTGGCGTGCTGTGCCGACTGGGTCAGTTCGCCATCATGGGCAGCAGCGGTGGTGCTCGATTGAGCGATGACGATGTTGCGGCGCAACAGGATCTGGGTGCAGACGACGATTTTGAACCGAAAGGCGGTGTCTTCGATTTCGAAATCCACGACCTGCCGACCATGGGCCAGAGCGTCAGCATAGTCGTACCACAAACTCAGCAAATTCCGGCCAATGCCGTCTATCGCAAGTTCCAGAATGGTCGCTGGAACAGCTTTGTCAGCGATACCAATAACCACATTTACTCCAGCGCCGGCAGCCTTGGCTATTGCCCACCTCCGGGAGATAGCAGCTGGGTGGCAGGACTGACCGAAGGAGATTTCTGTGTGCAGCTGACCATTGAAGACGGTGGCCCGAACGACGCCGATAACGAAGTGAACGGTGCAGTAGAAGATCCGGGAGCCGTGTCGATATTACGCGCGGACCAGACCCAAGCGCTGGCAGACATCAGCACCCGAGCCGACCGCAGTGGCGGTAGTTTGGGCGGGCTAGGATTACTGCTGCTGGCTGCTGTTGCCAGTTGTGGTTACCGCCGTCGTCCAGGGACTCACCGATCCGCGTTGCCTGCGGTGATATTGCCGTTGGCAGGCGTGTTGGGATTGGCGTTACTGATGCCAACTGCAACGGTTGAGGCAGCCACACCGGCGAGCGAGTACGACAGCCACTGGCTTGAAGACCTTGGCCTCGACAAAGACAAGGGTTACGTCACCATTGGCCTTTACCGGGCGCATAGCAGCCAAAGCGGCGGCGAACTGCAAAGTCAGCTACAGACCGATGGCCTTGATGCCACCGTGACCGACTACGACGCCAAGCGCACCGCCTTTGATATGGGTATCGGCTATCGCTACTTACCGGGGTATGCCGCAGAAATTCGTTATCTCGACATGGGAGCAGCCAGCACGGATCTCAGTGCCAACGCCGCCCCCAACGACCTCAAAACCAGCCTGCGCCGACATCACCCGGTGGGCGGCTCCGGCATCGTACTTAGCCAGCGCTTTAGCGACGCCATCAATAACCAGCTGACACTCTCGTTTGAACTGGGGCTGTATCGCTGGAGTGGCGAAGTGGATACCCGTCGCGATGACCTCAACAGCCACCTCGACTCCGGCACCGCCCCGATGGGAGGGCTGGGGCTCGACTACCAGCTCAACACTGAAGTGGGCATTGGCATACGCTACCAGCGCTTCCTGTTCGACCGCCAACAACTCGATCTGGCCGGAGCCAGCGTACAGATAGGATTTTAA
- a CDS encoding transposase, which yields MSRTHYRTSLPHLDGPIHQMITYRLADSLPLKTLNLAPKNTPAYRQYIERQLDAGYGSCLLKIPSIATTILNNWQYFHGQRYRLLGGVIMPNHVHVLIEVIDDVSLTTIVHSWKTWSGKHIREYLTANGIQYPPGIWQRDYWDRYIRSQQHLDAAMRYIQENPLKAGLVDHAEDWPWKVNSPLE from the coding sequence ATGAGTCGAACACACTATCGTACGAGCCTGCCGCATCTGGATGGGCCAATCCATCAAATGATCACTTACCGCCTGGCTGACTCGCTGCCACTGAAAACCCTCAACCTTGCCCCGAAAAATACTCCTGCTTATCGCCAATATATCGAACGGCAGTTGGATGCTGGTTATGGCTCATGCCTCCTCAAAATTCCCTCAATCGCGACCACTATTCTCAATAACTGGCAATATTTTCACGGCCAACGTTATCGACTGCTTGGCGGCGTGATCATGCCGAACCACGTACATGTGCTGATTGAAGTCATCGACGACGTGTCGTTAACAACCATTGTTCATAGCTGGAAAACATGGAGTGGCAAGCACATTCGTGAGTACCTCACTGCAAACGGTATTCAATATCCCCCCGGCATTTGGCAGCGTGACTACTGGGACCGATATATCCGTAGCCAACAGCACCTTGATGCCGCCATGCGGTATATCCAGGAAAATCCGCTAAAAGCCGGATTGGTGGATCATGCGGAGGATTGGCCATGGAAGGTAAACAGCCCGCTTGAATAG